The DNA sequence TCTCGACCGCCTTCTCTCCGCCCCCACGGCGGATCTCCTCCTCATCGGCCCGCAGCGCCTCGATAATCTCGTCCCAGTTGTCGTAGTCGCGAAATGGTCGGCTCATTCTGGTATCAAAACACGGTTACAAAGTAGTGAATATACCAGGTGCCCCGCCCCGCCTGCCAAGGGACGCGGGTCGATTTGATCCGACCGCCTTCAAGCCACGATGCTGCGCAGGGCGGGGAGGGAGGTGATGATGTGGTGGGCTCCGGCGGCTTTGAGTTCGCGGCGGGAATGGGAGCCGGTGGTGATGCCCACGGCCAGGACTCGGGCGGCGCGGGCGGCGGCCATGTCGTCGGTGGTGTCTCCCACCATGACGGCTTGGGCGGGCTCGGTTTCGAGCTGCCGCAGGGCCTGCAGCAGCGGCTCGGGGTGGGGCTTGGCCTGGTTGACGTGATCGAGTCCAACCACCGCCCCGAAATGGGACCGCAGCCCGAAGTGCTCAAGGATCTGGTAGGCCCCGCGGGAGTGGCGCGAGGTGGCGATTCCCAGCTTGATGCGCCCCGAATAGTAAGTGAGGGTCTCGGCCAGTCCGGGCAGGGGGCGGGCGTGTGAAGTGGCGATGGGATAAAAGTGCTCGCGGTAGATGTCCAGAATCGATTCCACCTCCTCCGCCTGAGGACGGCGTCCCATGACTTCGAAGAACATCTCTTGC is a window from the Acidobacteriota bacterium genome containing:
- a CDS encoding HAD family hydrolase, yielding MDGNSHHRAILFDFDGTLIDASDAIVSAFNLTLRDLGIAEMEHKSVVRLIGRPLQEMFFEVMGRRPQAEEVESILDIYREHFYPIATSHARPLPGLAETLTYYSGRIKLGIATSRHSRGAYQILEHFGLRSHFGAVVGLDHVNQAKPHPEPLLQALRQLETEPAQAVMVGDTTDDMAAARAARVLAVGITTGSHSRRELKAAGAHHIITSLPALRSIVA